One Ooceraea biroi isolate clonal line C1 chromosome 6, Obir_v5.4, whole genome shotgun sequence genomic window carries:
- the LOC105281292 gene encoding PDZ domain-containing protein 4, giving the protein MDFVILKVNGQDVSNSSHEDAVRCFQSAQEPIIVEVLRRQPSGHQQIPHTPSKEHERIACHDKSEGTTNGRCPIEEQTCNDDVKKDATCPLVSTAVQTDWAGLIEEEELLPVPLVEEQANDSFEDFLAHDIDFEEVTLRKSGSAEKLGLTVCYSSGSGSEDADTEVYISEIVPESLAARDGRLREGDQILRVNGKDVANKEQTENLFAETKNAVTILVSRCVYQDDEYDDRRIYHQGSPPLSPENIPAYQNSMIEQLIRQQQQQQQQQQQTEERVKESEINNCTLKVPLPPTPSHTQQQQQQQQQQQQQQQQSASIFSTNSSSTCSSQNSHKSGKNATSPAHHTDDRKQWMQDALKDCSKRLEGVSLRGQQPVTPAAPSVKLVEAYSSHVWSDTEHIYETIPESDSEPIYSSPYEHHQHWTQQSSNHVAATQAQPHSGGGGSGGTQNHTTGGQQNQKWQSSSKSNSSGEEKDSSSAYNTGESCHSNPLTLELHQGERDHHKSTLVLCPPKTPQQQQQQQQQQQQQKLGCICPMPVTPTATSAATRQSKNPSARRSSSSSSHHYRDRNEPAMNANTLPADTMYTNVANLQQTMMLQQQLFKQALNRKNLTTKETSTTGARKSKSHGNFQAPNLTQYQFVGSQQVCTSTTAWIPPEDKGEVQMEWKVKRRADGTRYIARRPVRNRILRNRAIKISEERAGHTTEDDTMSEMKVGRYWSKEERKRQLERARDRKQRQQELMLQQQQQQQMQQTNDMLICEHTEDKVSKKPLNIVELSHKKMARKKTTLDDFTTVQEMLVHGNRVGTGGPGAGGKLMGLLSVTTV; this is encoded by the exons GTGAACGGACAAGACGTCTCAAATTCTAGTCACGAGGATGCCGTGCGTTGCTTCCAGTCAGCTCAGGAGCCAATTATCGTGGAAGTGCTCCGACGACAACCCAGCGGGCACCAACAGATACCTCACACACCCTCCAAGGAGCACGAAAGGATCGCGTGTCACGATAAAAGCGAGGGAACGACGAACGGGAGGTGCCCGATAGAAGAGCAAACGTGCAACGACGACGTCAAGAAAGACGCGACATGTCCTCTCGTGTCGACCGCGGTTCAAACGGACTGGGCTGGTCTTATAGAGGAGGAGGAGCTGCTTCCGGTTCCCCTCGTCGAGGAACAAGCAAACGACAGCTTCGAAGACTTTCTCGCCCATGACATCGACTTCGAG GAGGTGACGTTGCGGAAAAGCGGAAGTGCCGAGAAGCTCGGGCTGACGGTGTGTTATAGTTCCGGTTCCGGCAGCGAGGATGCCGACACGGAGGTTTATATCTCGGAAATAGTTCCTGAAAGTCTCGCTGCCCGAGACGGTCGGCTACGGGAGGGAGATCAGATCTTGCGG GTCAATGGCAAGGATGTCGCGAACAAGGAGCAGACTGAGAATTTGTTCGCGGAAACGAAAAACGCAGTGACGATTCTCGTCAGCCGATGTGTATATCAA GACGACGAATACGATGACAGGCGTATCTATCATCAA GGTTCGCCGCCGCTGTCACCCGAGAATATACCGGCGTATCAAAACAGCATGATCGAGCAACTGATCCgccaacaacagcaacaacagcagcagcagcagcaaacGGAGGAGCGTGTTAAGGAGAGTGAGATAAATAATTGCACCCTGAAAGTGCCACTACCCCCTACACCATCTCATActcaacaacaacagcagcagcagcaacaacaacagcaacaacaacaacaatccGCCAGCATTTTCTCCACGAATTCATCGTCCACGTGCTCGTCACAGAACTCGCACAAGTCTGGCAAGAACGCGACCTCGCCGGCGCATCACACGGATGACCGCAAGCAGTGGATGCAGGACGCGCTGAAGGATTGCTCGAAGAGACTGGAGGGTGTCTCCTTGCGCGGCCAGCAACCTGTCACCCCTGCGGCACCGTCGGTGAAGCTCGTTGAAGCGTACTCGAGCCACGTTTGGAGTGACACCGAGCATATCTACGAGACAATACCGGAATCCGACAGCGAGCCCATCTATTCGTCACCGTACGAGCATCATCAGCATTGGACGCAGCAATCGTCAAACCACGTCGCCGCGACGCAGGCACAACCGCAcagcggtggcggtggcagtGGCGGCACGCAGAATCACACCACCGGCGGCCAACAAAACCAAAAGTGGCAGTCGTCCTCGAAGAGCAATAGTTCTGGCGAGGAGAAGGACAGCTCAAGCGCGTACAACACCGGCGAGTCTTGTCACAGCAATCCTCTGACTTTGGAGCTTCATCAAGGCGAGAGGGACCACCACAAGAGCACGCTGGTACTGTGTCCACCGAAGACGCctcagcagcaacagcaacagcagcagcagcagcagcaacaaaaGTTGGGCTGCATCTGTCCCATGCCGGTGACGCCGACTGCGACGTCCGCAGCGACCAGACAATCGAAGAACCCGAGCGCGAGAAGgagctcgtcgtcgtcgtcgcaccATTATAGAGATCGTAACGAGCCGGCGATGAACGCCAACACATTGCCAGCCGACACCATGTACACGAACGTGGCGAACCTGCAGCAAACGATGATGCTGCAGCAGCAGCTGTTCAAGCAGGCGCTCAATCGCAAGAACCTCACGACCAAGGAGACATCGACGACCGGCGCGAGGAAGTCCAAGTCCCACGGCAATTTCCAAGCGCCGAACCTGACGCAGTACCAGTTTGTTGGCAGTCAGCAGGTGTGCACGTCCACCACCGCGTGGATACCGCCGGAGGACAAGGGCGAGGTGCAGATGGAGTGGAAGGTGAAGAGGAGAGCGGATGGGACGAGATACATTGCCAGGCGGCCCGTCAGAAATCGGATACTGCGAAATCGAGCGATCAAGATATCCGAGGAGAGGGCCGGCCACACCACCGAGGACGACACTATGTCGGAGATGAAG GTTGGTCGCTACTGGAGCAAGGAGGAACGCAAACGGCAAttggagcgcgcgcgcgatcgcaaaCAACGACAGCAGGAGCTAAtgttgcagcagcagcagcagcagcaaatgCAGCAAACTAACGATATGCTGATATGCGAACACACGGAAGACAAGGTGTCAAAGAAACCATTGAACATTGTAGAACTCAGTCACAAGAAGATGGCACGCAAAAAGACGACGTTGGACGATTTTACCACCGTGCAAGAAATGCTGGTTCACGGAAACCGAGTGGGGACAGGCGGTCCCGGCGCGGGAGGAAAATTAATGGGTCTGCTATCGGTTACCACGGTATAA